The following proteins are co-located in the Candidatus Competibacteraceae bacterium genome:
- a CDS encoding protein-ADP-ribose hydrolase, with translation MKTTSASDGDWLSATSSSVEPSHVTPLDLDDYRSLVRLDEPFVASPPAPAAAEQQAALVDDLLAYLQAERGGADRGNLSSHEERRRLLRALLTVRGPDPLPDWFHARLDRLLRREVLDRGLIDIANLPRLSRDWLGADRDTATAAILWRGDITTLNADVIVNAANAQMLGCFQPFHACIDNAIHSAAGPRVREDCARIMQRQGGPEGTGWAKVTRAYNLPSRYILHTVGPIVAPDRLRPEHERLLAACYRSCLDLASRVPDIRSVAFCGISTGVFGFPREPAARVALRAIGGWLDDHPGAIDVIVLNVFSQDDFQIYQRLPRGGGTEEAHV, from the coding sequence ATGAAAACAACTTCCGCTTCCGACGGCGACTGGCTTAGCGCGACATCTTCGAGCGTCGAGCCCTCCCACGTCACTCCCCTGGACCTGGATGACTACCGGTCGTTGGTTCGCCTGGATGAACCGTTCGTCGCGTCTCCTCCCGCCCCGGCGGCGGCGGAGCAGCAGGCCGCTCTGGTGGATGATCTTCTGGCGTACCTGCAAGCCGAACGCGGCGGGGCCGATCGCGGGAATTTGTCATCCCATGAGGAAAGGCGGCGGTTACTGCGCGCCCTGCTGACCGTGCGTGGTCCCGACCCGTTGCCGGACTGGTTTCATGCCCGGCTGGATCGGCTCCTGCGGCGTGAGGTCCTCGACAGGGGGCTGATCGATATCGCGAATCTGCCGCGCCTTTCTCGGGATTGGCTGGGCGCCGACCGTGACACCGCGACCGCCGCCATCCTGTGGCGGGGCGATATCACCACCTTGAACGCCGACGTGATCGTCAACGCGGCCAACGCGCAAATGCTGGGTTGTTTCCAGCCTTTTCACGCTTGTATCGACAACGCCATCCATTCGGCGGCGGGTCCCCGCGTCCGCGAGGATTGCGCCCGAATCATGCAACGCCAAGGTGGCCCCGAGGGGACGGGCTGGGCCAAGGTCACGCGCGCCTACAACCTGCCGTCCCGATACATCCTGCATACGGTCGGTCCCATCGTCGCGCCGGACCGGTTGCGGCCCGAACACGAACGATTGCTGGCCGCCTGCTACCGGTCGTGCCTGGATCTGGCCAGCCGGGTGCCGGACATTCGCTCGGTCGCCTTCTGCGGCATTTCGACCGGCGTGTTCGGCTTCCCGCGCGAGCCGGCGGCGCGGGTCGCGCTGCGCGCCATCGGCGGCTGGCTGGACGATCATCCCGGCGCGATCGATGTGATTGTCCTGAACGTGTTCAGCCAGGACGATTTCCAAATCTACCAGCGCCTGCCGCGGGGCGGAGGAACGGAGGAAGCCCATGTTTAA
- a CDS encoding NAD-dependent protein deacetylase of SIR2 family, with translation MFNDPDIQRCRDLLRQANAVLIAAGAGLAVEAGINYMDTESFARDFPGMVKLGFHRRAELMGYSDWSPELKWGYLAANVHQVRFQAPPHPVYARLLDLVREKEYFVITSNVDGLFTKNGFAEDRLFTPQGDYALMQCQTPCSNAVWPSWPVIERILPKIDPATQKVTDSSVLPRCPNCGEDVIMNVRGGHWFIEDPYREQAARLEQWLDNNHERDLLVLEIGAGFNTPSVIRWPMERIVHAHPRAHLIRVNLQYPQVPREIAGKSISLQGHAMGAVTAIWKEMGLEKSVR, from the coding sequence ATGTTTAACGATCCTGACATCCAGCGTTGCCGCGATTTGTTGCGCCAGGCCAACGCCGTGCTGATCGCGGCCGGCGCCGGTTTGGCCGTCGAAGCCGGCATCAATTACATGGATACGGAATCGTTCGCCCGGGATTTTCCCGGCATGGTGAAACTCGGTTTCCACCGGCGGGCCGAGTTGATGGGCTATTCGGATTGGAGCCCCGAACTGAAATGGGGCTATCTGGCGGCGAACGTGCATCAGGTGCGGTTCCAGGCGCCGCCGCACCCGGTCTATGCCCGGTTATTGGATCTGGTGCGGGAAAAAGAGTATTTCGTTATCACCTCCAACGTGGATGGGCTGTTTACCAAGAATGGTTTTGCCGAAGACCGGCTGTTTACGCCTCAGGGCGACTACGCGCTCATGCAGTGTCAAACGCCCTGCTCGAACGCCGTATGGCCGAGCTGGCCGGTGATTGAGCGCATTCTGCCGAAGATCGACCCAGCAACCCAAAAAGTGACGGATTCCAGCGTGCTGCCGCGCTGTCCCAATTGCGGCGAGGACGTGATCATGAACGTGCGCGGCGGCCACTGGTTTATCGAGGACCCGTATCGGGAACAGGCCGCACGCCTTGAGCAATGGCTCGACAACAACCACGAGCGGGATTTGCTGGTTTTGGAAATCGGCGCCGGGTTCAACACGCCCAGCGTCATCCGCTGGCCGATGGAGCGCATCGTGCACGCGCATCCGCGCGCCCATCTCATCCGGGTAAACCTGCAATATCCGCAAGTACCTCGTGAAATCGCCGGCAAGTCGATCTCCCTGCAAGGCCATGCCATGGGCGCGGTCACGGCGATCTGGAAAGAGATGGGGCTGGAAAAATCAGTGCGCTAA
- a CDS encoding ribonuclease H-like domain-containing protein, whose protein sequence is MAHPLNLLVIDLETRPDTAILPEDRDPEAFPKPIQHEIVTLGFLLARIERDGEYERYSVRKLGAASLAERGEREILAGFWQMIDKQRPRLVTWNGRSFDAAVLKQRSLIHGLTAYNWHRTDARFGYDYRYESNWHCDLMDALSDFGASPRLGLDEAARALGLPGKWNGRGAAVAEQAAAGDYAAINRYCEGDVLNTYVLYLRWACLSTRLSARSHNASVQHLLDYLEANRESQPHWGEFADRWRASDRPCPLFVSEPLDGPGPQLPESHLRSEDVMP, encoded by the coding sequence ATGGCCCATCCACTCAACCTGCTTGTCATCGATCTCGAAACCCGCCCCGATACCGCCATTCTGCCGGAGGACCGCGACCCAGAGGCCTTCCCCAAGCCGATCCAGCATGAAATCGTGACCTTGGGTTTCCTGCTGGCCCGCATCGAGCGGGACGGCGAGTACGAGCGCTACAGCGTGCGCAAACTGGGCGCGGCCAGCCTCGCCGAACGCGGCGAGCGGGAGATTCTGGCCGGGTTCTGGCAAATGATCGACAAGCAGCGGCCCCGGCTGGTGACCTGGAACGGCCGGAGTTTCGATGCCGCCGTGCTTAAGCAGCGTTCCCTGATCCACGGGCTGACCGCCTACAACTGGCACCGCACCGATGCCCGTTTCGGTTACGACTACCGCTACGAATCCAACTGGCACTGCGACCTGATGGACGCGCTGAGCGATTTCGGGGCTTCGCCGCGGCTGGGTCTGGACGAAGCCGCCCGCGCCTTGGGCCTGCCGGGCAAGTGGAACGGCCGCGGCGCGGCGGTGGCGGAGCAGGCCGCCGCCGGCGACTACGCCGCCATCAATCGCTACTGCGAGGGCGACGTGCTCAATACCTATGTGCTGTACCTGCGCTGGGCCTGTCTCAGCACCCGGCTCAGCGCGCGGAGCCACAATGCCAGTGTGCAACACCTGCTGGATTATCTGGAGGCGAACCGCGAGTCACAGCCGCACTGGGGCGAGTTCGCCGACCGCTGGCGGGCCAGTGACCGGCCGTGTCCGCTGTTCGTGAGCGAGCCGCTCGACGGGCCGGGGCCGCAGTTGCCGGAGTCGCACCTGAGAAGCGAGGATGTGATGCCGTGA
- a CDS encoding type II toxin-antitoxin system VapC family toxin, with protein MKYLLDTCTVSDFVKGQPGVLSRLKATAPNLVAISSITRMEIEWGLMLNPERARKLAPVINAFLSSMATLAFDAADAQAAAGIRAALQRQGQPIGAYDVLIAGCGLARGLIVVTFNVGEFQRVGGLVVENWRESA; from the coding sequence ATGAAGTACCTGCTCGATACCTGTACGGTCAGCGATTTCGTCAAGGGACAACCGGGCGTGCTGTCTCGGCTTAAGGCGACCGCGCCGAACCTGGTGGCGATCTCCAGCATCACCCGGATGGAGATCGAATGGGGACTCATGTTGAACCCGGAGCGCGCCAGGAAGCTGGCGCCCGTCATCAATGCCTTCCTGAGTTCCATGGCCACGTTGGCGTTTGACGCGGCTGACGCTCAGGCGGCGGCGGGCATTCGCGCCGCCCTGCAACGGCAGGGGCAGCCGATTGGCGCCTACGATGTCCTGATCGCCGGTTGCGGGCTGGCCAGAGGGCTGATCGTGGTAACGTTCAACGTGGGTGAGTTTCAGCGAGTCGGCGGCCTGGTTGTGGAAAACTGGCGCGAGTCCGCATAA
- a CDS encoding thermonuclease family protein has product MRGWTTPFSFCPSSSRKRLNGYWRNSLLVAGLLWPLAVHAAEFGGRVVGVSDGDTLTVRTDDNRRVRVRLAGIDAPEHDQPYGSAATRSLAGLALNRVVRVRVVAEDDYGRTVGAVRSGGRDLDAEQVRRGMAWVYRRYARSRRLYALEAEAKQARRGLWADSNPIPPWDWRHGGKTSKPSPPASPSASSRCGTKRTCGEMTSCEEARFYLDRCGVKRLDRDKDGVPCEALCR; this is encoded by the coding sequence ATGCGTGGGTGGACGACACCATTCAGCTTCTGCCCCAGTTCAAGCCGTAAGCGTTTGAACGGGTATTGGCGCAATAGCCTGCTCGTTGCGGGTCTGCTGTGGCCGCTGGCGGTTCACGCCGCCGAGTTCGGCGGCCGGGTGGTGGGCGTCAGCGATGGCGATACCTTGACGGTGCGAACCGACGACAATCGGCGGGTGCGGGTACGGCTGGCGGGGATCGATGCGCCGGAGCACGATCAACCCTACGGCTCGGCGGCCACCCGGTCACTGGCGGGGCTGGCGCTCAATCGGGTCGTGCGGGTGCGGGTGGTAGCCGAGGACGATTATGGTCGCACGGTCGGCGCGGTGCGGTCGGGTGGTCGGGATCTCGATGCCGAACAGGTGCGGCGTGGGATGGCGTGGGTCTACCGCCGTTATGCCCGATCACGGCGGTTGTATGCGTTGGAGGCGGAGGCGAAACAGGCCCGACGCGGTCTGTGGGCCGACTCGAATCCGATCCCGCCATGGGACTGGCGGCACGGTGGGAAAACCTCGAAGCCGTCACCGCCGGCATCGCCGTCGGCCTCGTCCCGGTGCGGAACGAAACGGACTTGCGGGGAAATGACCTCCTGCGAGGAGGCGCGGTTTTATCTCGATCGTTGTGGCGTCAAGCGCCTGGATCGTGATAAGGATGGGGTGCCGTGCGAGGCGCTCTGCCGGTGA
- a CDS encoding efflux RND transporter periplasmic adaptor subunit → MRLIPQLGIVILLAALAAGGGWYWTAESERGDEVPSARPASAVAVETTPARLGTVTETVAAVGTARATSSVKIVPSTAGRITRIAFQAGQRVQSGATLVELDSASERAAVREAESELANLRLQVRRADSLRAQRLVSAADLDDLRAKLDMAEARLEAARSRLEKRTVRAPFAGVVGLRNVNLGAYVDTDTALTTLDDLDTIELEFKVPERYFATVKPGQTVSAVSAAFPGRTFSGAVREVDTRIDSARAFRVRAELPNPDALLPDGLFMAVRLTVAERDHAVLVPEEAVVSEDGRSYVHVVAEGIATRTVIVTGQRRDAAIEVLTGLAPGAEVVTKGHQALRERSPVRPVDGSAKTAAALAPRGED, encoded by the coding sequence ATGCGCCTGATCCCTCAACTCGGTATCGTGATTCTGCTGGCCGCTCTGGCGGCCGGCGGCGGATGGTACTGGACCGCCGAGAGCGAGCGTGGCGATGAGGTTCCAAGCGCGCGTCCGGCCAGCGCGGTGGCGGTCGAAACCACCCCCGCACGCCTCGGCACGGTGACTGAAACCGTCGCGGCGGTCGGTACCGCCCGCGCCACCAGTTCCGTCAAGATCGTGCCCAGCACGGCGGGTCGGATCACCCGCATCGCCTTCCAGGCCGGACAGCGGGTCCAGTCCGGCGCGACGCTGGTCGAACTGGACAGCGCCAGCGAACGGGCGGCGGTGCGCGAAGCCGAGAGCGAACTGGCGAACTTGCGCCTGCAAGTGCGGCGCGCGGACTCGCTGCGTGCTCAACGGCTGGTGTCGGCGGCCGATCTGGACGACCTGCGCGCCAAGCTCGACATGGCCGAGGCCCGCCTGGAAGCCGCGCGCAGCCGGCTGGAAAAACGAACCGTTCGGGCACCCTTCGCCGGCGTGGTGGGGCTGCGCAACGTCAATCTCGGCGCTTACGTCGATACCGATACCGCGCTGACCACGCTCGACGATCTGGACACCATCGAACTGGAGTTCAAGGTGCCGGAGCGTTATTTCGCCACGGTCAAGCCCGGACAAACGGTCAGTGCCGTCAGCGCGGCTTTTCCGGGCCGAACCTTCAGTGGCGCGGTGCGCGAGGTGGATACCCGTATCGATTCGGCGCGCGCCTTCCGGGTGCGGGCCGAACTGCCCAACCCCGACGCCCTGTTGCCGGACGGTCTGTTCATGGCGGTTCGGTTGACCGTCGCCGAGCGCGACCACGCGGTGCTGGTGCCCGAGGAAGCGGTGGTCAGCGAGGATGGCCGGAGCTACGTCCATGTGGTGGCGGAGGGTATCGCGACCCGGACCGTGATCGTCACCGGGCAACGGCGCGACGCCGCGATCGAGGTGTTGACCGGACTGGCGCCGGGCGCCGAGGTGGTGACCAAGGGCCATCAGGCGCTGCGCGAGCGCTCGCCGGTGCGGCCGGTCGACGGGAGCGCGAAGACCGCCGCCGCGCTTGCTCCCAGGGGTGAGGACTGA